Proteins found in one Polyangiaceae bacterium genomic segment:
- a CDS encoding AI-2E family transporter, translated as MTEPDAPPPSIPPFAAADNKVLAPTWFFILFITTLLGLGYVMRPFAADIVATFVLVALFHGTYEKILRWMGGRRWAASATTSLWIVLVVAIPVSIVGYSLVIEALAAFNASRDMLANPGGAVDLFARAKNALGTLGLHLNDEHVNRLTYRAASILSDFALAQATKALNNGVTIIVHFTIVVVMVFYLLVDGQRLKRFVFDLSPLPIEEEELLVQKFQEVSRGILVGNGVGSVLQGVFGGIAMWVVGIPAPILWGAAMTLFAFLPVVGVSLIVIPATVYLMLVGKVTTGILFFLFCMAQALFLENVVKTRLMGTQTRMHDLLVFLSVIGGLAGFGVFGLLYGPLITVSFLTLAELYRRTYRHKVAERILLRSSIMDG; from the coding sequence ATGACCGAGCCCGACGCCCCGCCTCCCTCCATCCCGCCCTTCGCTGCGGCCGACAACAAGGTCCTGGCGCCGACGTGGTTTTTCATCCTGTTCATCACCACGCTGCTCGGGCTGGGCTACGTGATGCGCCCGTTTGCGGCGGACATCGTGGCGACCTTCGTGCTCGTAGCGCTCTTCCACGGCACCTACGAGAAGATCCTGCGCTGGATGGGGGGCAGGCGCTGGGCCGCCTCCGCCACCACCAGCCTCTGGATCGTGTTGGTGGTGGCGATCCCGGTGAGCATCGTCGGCTACTCCCTCGTGATCGAAGCTCTGGCGGCCTTCAACGCGTCGCGAGACATGCTCGCGAACCCCGGCGGCGCCGTGGATCTTTTCGCGCGCGCCAAGAACGCGCTGGGCACGCTGGGTCTGCACCTGAACGACGAGCACGTCAATCGGCTCACCTATCGTGCAGCGAGCATCCTCAGCGACTTTGCCTTGGCCCAGGCCACCAAGGCCCTCAACAACGGTGTCACCATCATCGTGCATTTCACGATCGTCGTCGTGATGGTGTTCTACCTGTTGGTCGACGGTCAGCGTCTCAAGCGCTTCGTGTTCGATCTCTCGCCGCTACCCATCGAAGAAGAGGAGCTCCTGGTACAGAAGTTCCAGGAGGTGTCCCGCGGGATCCTGGTGGGCAACGGCGTGGGCAGCGTGTTGCAGGGGGTGTTCGGCGGCATCGCCATGTGGGTGGTGGGCATTCCGGCTCCCATCTTGTGGGGGGCCGCCATGACGCTGTTCGCGTTCTTGCCCGTGGTGGGCGTCTCGCTGATCGTGATCCCCGCGACGGTGTACTTGATGCTGGTGGGCAAGGTGACGACGGGGATCCTGTTCTTCCTGTTCTGCATGGCGCAGGCGCTGTTCCTGGAGAACGTGGTGAAGACCCGCTTGATGGGCACGCAGACGCGTATGCACGACTTGCTCGTGTTCCTCAGCGTGATCGGCGGCCTGGCAGGCTTTGGCGTGTTCGGTCTGCTCTACGGTCCGCTGATCACGGTGTCGTTCTTGACGCTCGCGGAACTGTATCGCCGCACGTATCGCCACAAGGTGGCGGAGCGCATCCTGCTCCGCTCGTCCATCATGGACGGCTGA